AGCCTTTTGATTTTTTCTTCTGCTGTAATTCCGCCACCGCAATTTCCGCATTTAATTAATTTGGTAAATTGAAATTCTTTTAAGCCATATTTTTCTTTTGGTGCTGACAGTAGATTGGCTCTCGCTTTTTCAAAAAGCTCTTTATCTATTAGTGGCTCATGGCTTCCTTTATACCAATTACCTGATCCAGTAGGGAATTCAAATTCCCCATAATAGAAAGTCATGCCTAGTAGTCTATATAATCCGCTGAGCGTTAATATTTTGCCGGTTCTAGTTGTGAATTTAATATCATCTCTTAGCCAGCGATATACTTCTCGTCCAGAAATAGCATCGTTACCAACTCTCTCAAAGACTTGTTTGATGATTGGTGCTCTTTCGGGGTCAAGTAGTATTCGGCTTTTACCTCTGACGGCGAGCTTCTCGTTCAAATAACCAAGAGGACAGTGTCCTGGTCTAATTCCTAAATCACATTTAGCCCTCAAACCTCTTTTTACATTTATTCCTTTATTATCATTTTCCAGCTTCGCCTGCGAACAGAGAATCATGAGCAAGAATTTTTCGTTCGGCGAATTTTTAAAGACCTGGCCGTTAGTTCGTATTTCTTTGAGCAGCCCTTGATCCATTAAATCAACCACCGTGCCTAAATCTCCGGCGTTACGACTAACTCTATCCGGTGCCCAAGTAAGGATGGCGTTAAATTTACCCAGTCTAATGTCGGTGAGTAATTCATTAAAGACAGGTCGTCCGCCCGAGCTTTTGGCGGAGTGAGATTCCTTTTTTATGTCTATAATGGTCAGGTTGTCTCTTTGAGCTAGCTGGATCATTTCATTGATCTGAGAATCAATGGAAAGGGCTTGTCTTTCATCTTCTTCGGTCGATTTTCGAGCGTAGAGGCAGTACTGTAAGGGTACCGCTTGGAGCTCTAAATTTGCCCTAATTTGCCCGTAGGCGACGTTGGTGGCTAGTTGTTCTTGTTGTTGCATAATCCTTAAATTTACGTATTACAAGCACATTAATGACGCAACTCACGAAGGAAGTCCAGGTCCCAGCTGTTGGTAACTATACTTTACTCTTGACCTTATTTATATTATTATATATAATATTATTAACGTTAAGGGTTAATAAAAATATTATGAAATCCCCTCGTTTTACAAATTTAATATCTTATGTAAAAAATGGAAGTTCAGTATACCAAAAAAGCGTTAAAAAAAATGTGTCCGGATTGGCAATGCATCCGCTCTTTTGGTGATAATATTGGACGGAAAATATTATTGCGTATAACGCAGTTTAAGGCAGCAAGTTGCTTGGATGATTTAAGAAACGCCCCAGGATTACATGAAGAATTAAAAGAAAATCGTAAGACACAGCTAAGTTGCCGTTTAACTGCTAATTGGAGATTAATATATCGTCCATTTGGTAATTGGGAAGAATATCTTGAAAACGGAAGTTTATCTTGGAAGAAGGTGGATAAAATAGAAATAATTGAGGCAGAGGATTATCATAATAATTAATATATAAATTTTTTAATTTTAAATATATGTCTAGTATCAAAAGCAATACTCCAATTTTGATTTTACCAGGAGAAACGCTTATTGATTTATTGGAAGAAAAGGGAATGACTCAGGCTGAGTTAGCAGAAAGAATGGGGCGACCACTAAAGACAATAAATGAAATAATCAAAGGTAAGACTAGTATTACACCAGAGACAGCAATTCAACTTGAAGGTGTTTTTTCTGTTCCTGCTAGTTTTTGGATGAATTTAGAGAGCAACTATCAAGTTGCTCTAGTTCGTTTTAATTTTGGAGAAAAATTAAAAGAAGAGTATAAAATTGCTGAAAAATATCCTTATAAAGAAATGATAAAATTGAATTGGATACCTGGTGTTAAAGACGCAAAAGAAATTGTCCAATCTTTGCTTAGTTTTTTTGGTGTTATTTCTTTGAAAAATGTGATTGAGAAGAACATCTTTGTTGGGGCGCAGTATAGAATTTCTACTAAAAAAGAATATTCAAAAGAGGCGATTACCGCTTGGCTTAGAAAAGGTGTTCTAGAAGCTCAAAAGATAAATACAAGCGATTTTGATGAAAAAAAACTACGAGATTCTATTTTAACAATAAAAAGTTTAATGTTTAGTCATCCTAATGAATTTATGCCACAGTTAACAAAAATATTGGCTGATTGTGGAGTGGCTTTAGTTATCTTAAAGAGCTTAAAAAATGCGCCTATTAATGGAGTAACTAGATGGATATCGCCTAAAAAGGCTTTAATCCAGATGAGTATTCGGGGCAAATATGCTGATATTTTTTGGTTTTCTTTATTTCATGAATTAGGTCATTTGCTTCTGCATCGGAAAAAAGATATTTATATTGATTCTGAAGATGAAAAAGTTAATAAAGAACAAGAAGATCAGGCTAATAAATTTGCTTCTGAGTGTTTGATTCCGGAATCAGAATATAATTCTTTTGTAAATAAATTTAAGATGTTTGCAAATATTGAATCATTAAAATTATTTGCAAGGGAAAATGGCGTAACTAATGGAATTCTAGTCGGCAGATTACAAAATGATCAAATTATAGGTCGTAATCAGCTAAATGGTTTGAGGGATAAATATGAGTGGATTGATTAATTATGTCTAATAATTATTCAAATTCTTTTGTCATTTTTGCTTCCTCAATTGGATTCTTTTATAATACTGCAGAAAAGTTTAAAGATGATACTATTTTTTTAAAGAAGGAGTCTGATAATTGTACACCCTCGTTTCATTTACTATCTTCTTTGGTTGTTGAGTTATTGCCAAAAGTATTAATAGCTTTGGATGTTTGCTTAAAATATAAAAATAAACAAAATCAGGAGATATCACAAGATGATTTAATTAAAGAGATATCTAAGGAGATGAATAAATTTGGTCATAACTTGGAGAAACTTTATAAGAATTTTCCGGACCTGATGAGTTATTTGAATATAAAGGATATTGAAGAATATCCGCCGAAGGCAGTTATTAGTAGAAGAGATTATTTTGTGTGGCAATATAATTTTACTTTTATTGATTATATTAATCCAGTTATGATTAAAAATATAGAGGCTATTAGATATGGATCATTTGCCAATAAGCCAGATGTGGCGACTATCTGTATTGATGATGATAAAATTATTGATTTTCTTGAAAAATTAGACAATTACGTCATTCAAAAGAAGGCGGAAACAAGAGAAATATTATTAAGTAGTTTATAGTGTCTCATTTGTCTCATTTTCCATTAAATGGAACACCGTAAAACCCCTTTTATAGTGTCTCATTTGTCCCATTTCTGATAGAATATAGTCATACCCACAAGCCGTTGGAAAGTACTCAGAAACCATCGGAAATCCCTTGAAATTTATGTTCTAAACCCGAACGGGGTGCGGTAAATAAAAACATCCCAAACTTGGGATGTTTTTGTTTACTTTCGCGAAGCGACAGAGGAAGCGGACAAGCGGCGAGCGAGTCTTGAGCGAGAGCGGAAGCTTGAGCGAAAAGGGGAGCGACGATGAGCCCGAGCTGGCGCAGGGCTCAGCGGCCGGTCTGGAATTGTACAAATAATGACATTCAATTAACAAGCTAATCTCAGAACAAAAAGTTTTGGGATTTTTTATTTGTTTTATTTTTGCTCTCAGTCTCAAAAAGTGCTATATTTTTAGATAGCGGACGCTAGTTCGCTCTAGTAATTAGATAAAAATATGAAAGGTTATAACGACAACATTGAAGAATTAACATTAGCTAACACTAACTTTCGCGAGGTTCTCTATACCGGTAAACACGCGCAATTAGTTTTAATGTCTTTGAAGCCGGGCGAGGAAATCGGCTCCGAAGTCCACGGGGAGATTGATCAGTTTTTCCGCTTTGAGGGCGGTGAAGGTAAGGTATTAGT
This window of the Candidatus Parcubacteria bacterium genome carries:
- a CDS encoding recombinase family protein (Derived by automated computational analysis using gene prediction method: Protein Homology. GO_function: GO:0000150 - DNA strand exchange activity [Evidence IEA]; GO_function: GO:0003677 - DNA binding [Evidence IEA]; GO_process: GO:0006310 - DNA recombination [Evidence IEA]), which encodes MQQQEQLATNVAYGQIRANLELQAVPLQYCLYARKSTEEDERQALSIDSQINEMIQLAQRDNLTIIDIKKESHSAKSSGGRPVFNELLTDIRLGKFNAILTWAPDRVSRNAGDLGTVVDLMDQGLLKEIRTNGQVFKNSPNEKFLLMILCSQAKLENDNKGINVKRGLRAKCDLGIRPGHCPLGYLNEKLAVRGKSRILLDPERAPIIKQVFERVGNDAISGREVYRWLRDDIKFTTRTGKILTLSGLYRLLGMTFYYGEFEFPTGSGNWYKGSHEPLIDKELFEKARANLLSAPKEKYGLKEFQFTKLIKCGNCGGGITAEEKIKRLSDGSLKKYVYYRCTRHINTDCREPFIREEELINQIVAMADKLEFKDKVIQDKINEEIKRFSMMASAISGGDLNIKSKIKEKGADIKAYIRYVLEHGKIGEKREVLGNLSSKLILNNKQLSIT
- a CDS encoding type II toxin-antitoxin system RelE/ParE family toxin (Derived by automated computational analysis using gene prediction method: Protein Homology.); the encoded protein is MEVQYTKKALKKMCPDWQCIRSFGDNIGRKILLRITQFKAASCLDDLRNAPGLHEELKENRKTQLSCRLTANWRLIYRPFGNWEEYLENGSLSWKKVDKIEIIEAEDYHNN
- a CDS encoding HigA family addiction module antitoxin (Derived by automated computational analysis using gene prediction method: Protein Homology. GO_function: GO:0003677 - DNA binding [Evidence IEA]), with protein sequence MSSIKSNTPILILPGETLIDLLEEKGMTQAELAERMGRPLKTINEIIKGKTSITPETAIQLEGVFSVPASFWMNLESNYQVALVRFNFGEKLKEEYKIAEKYPYKEMIKLNWIPGVKDAKEIVQSLLSFFGVISLKNVIEKNIFVGAQYRISTKKEYSKEAITAWLRKGVLEAQKINTSDFDEKKLRDSILTIKSLMFSHPNEFMPQLTKILADCGVALVILKSLKNAPINGVTRWISPKKALIQMSIRGKYADIFWFSLFHELGHLLLHRKKDIYIDSEDEKVNKEQEDQANKFASECLIPESEYNSFVNKFKMFANIESLKLFARENGVTNGILVGRLQNDQIIGRNQLNGLRDKYEWID
- a CDS encoding hypothetical protein (Derived by automated computational analysis using gene prediction method: GeneMarkS-2+.) → MSNNYSNSFVIFASSIGFFYNTAEKFKDDTIFLKKESDNCTPSFHLLSSLVVELLPKVLIALDVCLKYKNKQNQEISQDDLIKEISKEMNKFGHNLEKLYKNFPDLMSYLNIKDIEEYPPKAVISRRDYFVWQYNFTFIDYINPVMIKNIEAIRYGSFANKPDVATICIDDDKIIDFLEKLDNYVIQKKAETREILLSSL